The genomic interval GGTGAGTCCCGTTAATAAGCATCCAGAGGCCAGTAATATAGAAACGGGGGCGGCAGTAATAGCACTGATGCTCGCGTTAACAGGTGTAACGTCAGGTGAGTTCAGTCTCACAGTATGGCAAGAAGCTCAAGTGGTTCTCACTTATGGTGCCATTGCGATTGTTATGCTGATGTGCGGTGCTTGGCTTCAAGATAAATTAGTTTTGCCAGCTTTAAATCTGACGAAGGCCACTAAAATGGGCAATGTGGAAGCGGCTTTTATAACTGGAGCGCATTTGATTGGCACTGCCATTGTTATTAAATCAGCTTTAAGTTGGGTGTCTCAAGACGAGCAGTTGGGCTTGCTCGCACTTTTCATTGCATTCGTTATTTCTCAATTCATTTTAACGTTAGAGACGCGTTTACGAATGCTATGGACATCTGGTGGTTTAATTAAGGCGATAGCTGAAAAGAAAAGGCCACCAGTAATCAAAGCGGCTGCTCAGCACATGGGTGCGGCGATGGCGATCAGCGGTAGTGCGCAATTTGCAATGGCCATGCAGTATGAACTTGGACTTTCTATTGTTGCTTGGGTTGTAAGCTCCATTTTATTCCTAATTGCTTACATCGCACTGGCAGGTTTGTGTGTCAAAATTATATTACCCAAAATGGAGGAATACGAAGGTGGGCGTCCAGCTTTGGAAGGAGCTATTTATTTAGGTTGGGGTTTTCTGCTGCCAGCTTTAGCAAGCTAGAATGTATTGAAAAGCAGACATAAAAAAAGCCCTTAGGGGCTTTTTTTATGTCTGTTAATAATTGTTGAGCTTACTTGTTTGGCTTGAATACTTTTATGTTTTCAAATCCTTGCTGAATAAGGTGCTCAGCGTGTAATTGACTCATGGTACCCTTTGAGCAATACAAAAGCAGTGTCTTATCATGGGGTAGATCATGTGCTTGCTGAGCCAGTTTGTAGAAGGGTATTTTCACTATTTCATTATTGGTTAGATGAAGTGGTTGTTGCTCTTCTTCCTGTGGGTGTCTGATATCAACGATGATATCATCGGAGCCGGGCACTGAAATCAATTCCACATCAGTAACAC from Bermanella marisrubri carries:
- a CDS encoding DUF350 domain-containing protein encodes the protein MEWTLTDPSYLMFVVTDLVVIFALVAAMRWLNRFWVSPVNKHPEASNIETGAAVIALMLALTGVTSGEFSLTVWQEAQVVLTYGAIAIVMLMCGAWLQDKLVLPALNLTKATKMGNVEAAFITGAHLIGTAIVIKSALSWVSQDEQLGLLALFIAFVISQFILTLETRLRMLWTSGGLIKAIAEKKRPPVIKAAAQHMGAAMAISGSAQFAMAMQYELGLSIVAWVVSSILFLIAYIALAGLCVKIILPKMEEYEGGRPALEGAIYLGWGFLLPALAS